One region of Polyodon spathula isolate WHYD16114869_AA chromosome 25, ASM1765450v1, whole genome shotgun sequence genomic DNA includes:
- the LOC121299466 gene encoding BRI3-binding protein-like, which translates to MTMKVVKLLLLVSALAACLLCAEAARSHRSSQNSFRRAANGVYQALSNIFGEDNIRALHKFFSKTTERFVHSVDVLLDTVWRIWSDLLDVLGIDSSNLSHYFSPASVASSPARALLLVAAVLLAYWFLSLFLGGFFYLLHVAFGRFFWLVRVALFALSCLYILQKFEGDPERAVLPLCFIMAIYFMTGPMGSYWRKGGSTLEDKIDHLDSQIRLLNIRLSRVIESLDRSSEQ; encoded by the exons ATG ACGATGAAGGTcgtgaagctgctgctgctggtcaGCGCCCTGGCGGCGTGCTTGCTCTGCGCGGAGGCGGCGAGAAGCCATCGCAGCTCACAGAACAGTTTTCGGAGGGCGGCGAACGGGGTGTACCAAGCCCTAAGCAACATCTTCGGAGAGGACAATATCCGCGCTCTGCATAAG TTCTTCTCGAAGACCACGGAGCGGTTTGTGCACAGTGTGGACGTGCTGCTGGACACCGTCTGGAGAATCTGGTCTGACCTCCTGGACGTCTTGGGGATCGACT CGTCCAACCTGAGCCACTACTTCAGCCCCGCCTCGGTGGCCAGCTCTCCAGCCAGGGCTCTCCTCCTGGTGGCCGCGGTCCTGCTCGCCTACTGGTTCCTGTCCCTCTTCCTGGGCGGCTTCTTCTACCTCCTCCACGTGGCCTTCGGCCGTTTCTTCTGGCTGGTGCGCGTGGCGCTCTTTGCCCTGTCCTGCCTCTACATCCTGCAGAAGTTCGAGGGGGACCCTGAGCGGGCCGTGCTGCCGCTCTGCTTCATCATGGCCATCTACTTCATGACCGGCCCCATGGGCTCATACTGGAGGAAGGGGGGCAGCACCCTGGAGGACAAGATCGACCACCTGGACAGCCAGATCCGCCTGCTCAACATCCGGCTGAGCAGGGTCATCGAGAGCCTGGACCGCTCCAGCGAGCAGTAA